A window of Clostridium botulinum BKT015925 contains these coding sequences:
- the recN gene encoding DNA repair protein RecN produces the protein MLLQLNIKNFALIEELTINFEKGFNVLTGETGAGKSILIDAINYVLGGKFNKGLIRTGENRTFVEAIFDIENTTIANVLKHMDISCEDLLIISRETFKSGKSVVKANGKSLLIADIRKISSILINIHGQHDNQELLNSAKHIYYLDKFGEELLNDSLNKYSINYEQLLQIDNKIKEFGMEDGEKEKLMDFLKYQIEEIENLKLKSGEDKELEEQYSMLNNAEKITNSLSESYNILYNSSDNYTSVYDLLNRVIREIRSVEKHMEKVKDIADSLEECYFNIEQNVTDIRNIQNTVIYDKNELEFINSRIFQIDSLKRKYGATIDEILLYKDKIQSQFDEMSNSNKIIEELKIKRNNIIEELRKQAQIIHNIRLDVSRILEKRIKEELDYVGLEKSVLKINVDFKDDFYINGCDKVKFLISTNPGEPLQPLDKVVSGGELSRIMLSLKTAFVDKDEIPSVIFDEIDTGISGRVAQRVAEKMYLISRGHQVFCVTHLPQIASMSDNHFLVFKDVKNEKTYTNIVPITNEEKESEIARMIGGSEITELTLKNAKEMVKIALKRKNELL, from the coding sequence ATGCTTCTTCAATTAAATATTAAAAATTTTGCTTTGATAGAAGAATTAACGATTAATTTTGAAAAAGGTTTCAATGTATTAACAGGAGAAACCGGAGCTGGTAAATCTATATTAATAGATGCAATAAATTATGTTTTAGGTGGAAAATTCAATAAAGGATTAATAAGAACAGGTGAAAATAGAACCTTTGTAGAAGCTATATTTGATATAGAAAATACTACTATAGCAAATGTATTAAAACATATGGATATTTCTTGTGAAGATTTATTAATTATAAGTAGAGAAACTTTTAAATCAGGAAAAAGTGTTGTTAAAGCAAATGGAAAATCATTATTAATTGCAGATATAAGGAAAATTTCTAGTATATTAATAAATATACATGGACAGCATGATAATCAAGAATTATTAAATTCAGCAAAACATATTTATTATCTAGATAAATTTGGAGAAGAATTATTAAATGATTCTTTGAATAAATATAGTATTAATTATGAACAATTATTACAAATAGATAATAAAATAAAAGAATTTGGTATGGAAGATGGAGAAAAAGAAAAATTAATGGATTTTCTTAAATATCAAATCGAAGAAATAGAAAATTTAAAATTAAAATCTGGCGAAGATAAAGAATTAGAAGAACAATATTCTATGCTTAATAATGCTGAAAAAATAACTAATTCATTATCAGAAAGTTATAACATATTGTATAACAGTAGTGATAATTATACATCTGTTTATGATTTATTAAATAGAGTTATTCGTGAAATTAGAAGTGTTGAAAAGCACATGGAAAAAGTAAAAGATATAGCAGATTCTTTAGAAGAGTGTTATTTTAATATAGAGCAAAATGTAACTGATATTAGAAATATTCAAAATACAGTTATATATGATAAAAATGAATTAGAATTTATAAATAGTAGAATATTTCAGATAGATTCTCTTAAAAGAAAGTATGGAGCTACTATTGATGAAATACTATTATATAAAGATAAAATACAAAGTCAGTTTGATGAAATGAGCAATAGTAATAAAATCATAGAAGAATTAAAAATAAAAAGAAATAATATAATAGAAGAGTTAAGAAAACAAGCCCAAATTATACATAATATAAGATTAGATGTTAGTCGTATATTGGAAAAAAGAATAAAAGAAGAACTTGATTATGTTGGTCTTGAAAAAAGTGTTTTAAAAATTAATGTTGATTTTAAAGATGACTTTTATATAAACGGGTGTGATAAAGTTAAGTTTTTAATATCAACTAATCCAGGTGAACCATTACAACCTTTAGATAAAGTAGTGTCTGGAGGAGAATTATCTAGAATAATGCTTAGTTTAAAAACGGCATTTGTTGATAAAGATGAAATACCATCAGTAATATTTGATGAAATAGATACTGGAATAAGTGGTAGAGTGGCTCAAAGAGTTGCTGAAAAAATGTATTTAATTTCAAGAGGACATCAAGTATTTTGTGTTACACATCTTCCTCAAATAGCTAGTATGTCTGATAATCATTTTTTAGTTTTTAAGGACGTAAAAAATGAAAAGACATATACTAATATAGTACCAATTACTAATGAAGAAAAAGAAAGTGAAATAGCAAGAATGATTGGCGGATCTGAAATTACAGAATTAACGTTAAAAAATGCCAAAGAAATGGTTAAAATAGCACTTAAGAGAAAAAATGAATTACTATAG
- the spoIVB gene encoding SpoIVB peptidase — translation MKNKMKCIICWSLVPIFMLIALACFQISHIPNTIFIRKNQQLNSNYIIKLGMNKLKLNNSKSGDGKSISVNLLGVLPIKSVSVKSVPQIYVYPGGTPVGVRLSTKGVLVVSLSDIQSEKGKIVSPAAESGIQVGDMIININNKPINSSEDLIKEINLNKKSNLNVTIERNGKTLNKTIVPIKDKVNNVYKIGLWVRDSTSGVGTLTFYDKKTNKFAALGHPITDVDTGNVLKINKGEIVESSIISVRKGQKGSPGELRGIFMNEDSTLGSVSKNTLCGIYGKSKSSLVCKKYNKPLKIALRSEIKEGPAKILTTIDGTEPKLYDIKIEKLLFQDVPGPKSMVIKITDNELLNKTGGIVQGMSGSPIIQDNKLVGAVTHVLINRPDVGYGIYIEWMLKDAEILQNN, via the coding sequence ATGAAAAATAAAATGAAATGCATAATATGCTGGAGTTTAGTTCCTATATTTATGTTAATTGCTCTTGCATGTTTTCAAATTTCACATATTCCTAATACCATTTTTATAAGAAAAAATCAGCAATTAAACTCCAATTATATTATAAAATTAGGAATGAATAAATTAAAGTTAAACAATAGTAAAAGTGGTGATGGTAAAAGTATAAGTGTAAATTTATTGGGAGTTTTGCCTATAAAATCAGTTAGTGTAAAATCAGTACCTCAAATTTATGTATATCCTGGAGGAACTCCAGTAGGAGTTAGGCTTAGTACAAAGGGAGTGTTAGTAGTATCTTTATCAGATATACAATCAGAAAAAGGAAAAATTGTAAGTCCGGCAGCAGAAAGTGGCATACAAGTAGGAGATATGATCATAAATATAAATAATAAGCCTATAAATTCATCAGAAGACCTTATTAAAGAAATAAATTTAAACAAAAAAAGCAATTTAAATGTTACAATAGAAAGAAATGGAAAGACTCTAAATAAAACAATAGTTCCTATCAAAGATAAAGTAAATAATGTTTATAAAATAGGTTTATGGGTCAGAGATTCAACTTCAGGTGTTGGAACTTTAACATTTTATGATAAAAAAACTAATAAATTTGCTGCATTGGGACATCCTATAACAGATGTTGATACTGGAAATGTACTAAAAATTAACAAAGGGGAAATTGTAGAATCTTCTATAATATCTGTGAGAAAAGGACAAAAAGGAAGTCCTGGAGAACTTAGAGGAATATTTATGAACGAAGACTCTACATTAGGTAGCGTAAGTAAAAATACCTTATGTGGAATATATGGTAAGTCAAAAAGTAGCTTAGTTTGTAAAAAATATAACAAACCGCTTAAAATAGCATTAAGGAGCGAAATAAAAGAAGGTCCTGCTAAGATTTTAACAACTATTGATGGAACTGAACCTAAGTTATATGATATAAAAATAGAAAAATTACTTTTTCAAGATGTTCCAGGACCTAAAAGTATGGTTATTAAAATAACAGATAATGAATTATTGAATAAAACTGGGGGAATAGTTCAAGGTATGAGTGGAAGTCCTATAATTCAAGATAACAAATTAGTAGGAGCTGTAACACATGTTCTTATAAATCGTCCTGATGTTGGTTATGGAATTTATATAGAATGGATGCTTAAAGATGCGGAAATACTACAAAATAACTAG
- the spo0A gene encoding sporulation transcription factor Spo0A has translation MENNKISVVIADDNKEFCNILNDYLLNQRDIVVTGVAKDGIEALKLIQEKKPDLLILDIIMPHLDGLGVLEKLSTINIDHLPRIIVLSAVGQDKITQRAITLGADYYVVKPFDMDVFTKRIRQMFNNTISNEGIKRVATLMETEEINIVNNEPMDLESEITNIIHEIGVPAHIKGYMYLREAISMVVNDVELLSAVTKELYPSIAKKYNTTASRVERAIRHAIEVAWSRGQIETINRIFGYTIHNGKGKPTNSEFIAMVADKLRLKNKVS, from the coding sequence ATGGAAAACAATAAAATAAGTGTAGTAATTGCAGATGACAATAAGGAATTTTGTAATATTTTAAATGATTATCTTTTAAATCAAAGAGATATTGTAGTGACTGGTGTTGCTAAGGATGGTATAGAAGCACTAAAGTTAATACAAGAAAAAAAACCAGATTTATTAATTCTTGATATAATAATGCCTCATTTAGATGGTCTTGGTGTTTTAGAAAAACTAAGTACTATAAATATAGATCATTTACCTAGAATTATTGTACTTTCAGCAGTAGGACAAGACAAAATAACTCAAAGAGCTATAACTTTAGGTGCAGATTATTATGTTGTAAAACCTTTTGACATGGACGTATTTACAAAAAGAATAAGACAAATGTTCAATAATACTATATCCAATGAAGGAATTAAAAGGGTTGCAACTTTAATGGAAACAGAAGAAATTAATATTGTTAATAATGAGCCTATGGATTTAGAATCAGAAATTACCAATATAATACATGAAATAGGTGTTCCAGCACATATAAAAGGTTATATGTATCTTAGAGAAGCTATTAGTATGGTTGTAAATGATGTTGAACTTTTATCAGCTGTTACAAAAGAATTATATCCATCTATAGCTAAGAAATATAATACTACTGCCAGTAGAGTTGAAAGAGCTATAAGACATGCTATAGAAGTAGCATGGTCAAGAGGACAAATAGAAACTATAAATAGAATCTTTGGTTATACTATTCATAATGGAAAAGGAAAACCAACAAATTCAGAATTTATAGCTATGGTAGCGGACAAATTAAGATTAAAGAATAAAGTTAGCTAA